One window of the Anaeromyxobacter dehalogenans 2CP-C genome contains the following:
- a CDS encoding NAD(P)H-dependent amine dehydrogenase family protein encodes MDARGIPVVVMGLGEIGRAIARAALARPDLELVAAVDSDPSLAGRPLGELLGVPAPALKIAADPKAALAAAKGGVLLLATASTLDAVRPDVERAVRAGLSVVSTCEELAYPWLRHEEAADALDRLCEQRNVAVLGTGANPGFVLDRLAAVLGHATGPVRHVRGLRVVDASRRRAALLRKIGAGLTEDAFHEAAERGEVGHVGLAESAALAATGLGLGVDEVDEELAPLVAEEDARGGPVPVRRGQVAGFTQVARVFADEREVVRLELTIAVDADDPRDEVELDADPPLRLVVPGGIPGDAATAAAVVNAAVAVTELRGLVTVLDLPAGR; translated from the coding sequence TTGGACGCGCGCGGCATCCCGGTGGTGGTGATGGGCCTCGGCGAGATCGGACGGGCGATCGCCCGCGCCGCGCTGGCCCGTCCGGACCTCGAGCTGGTGGCGGCGGTGGACTCCGACCCGTCGCTGGCAGGGCGCCCGCTCGGCGAGCTGCTCGGCGTCCCCGCGCCCGCCCTGAAGATCGCGGCGGACCCGAAGGCGGCGCTCGCCGCGGCGAAGGGGGGCGTGCTGCTGCTCGCGACCGCGAGCACGCTCGACGCGGTCCGCCCCGACGTCGAGCGCGCGGTGCGCGCCGGGCTGTCGGTCGTGTCCACGTGCGAGGAGCTCGCCTACCCGTGGCTGCGCCACGAGGAGGCCGCCGACGCGCTCGACCGGCTCTGCGAGCAGCGCAACGTGGCGGTGCTCGGCACCGGCGCCAACCCGGGCTTCGTGCTCGACCGGCTGGCCGCGGTGCTCGGCCACGCCACCGGCCCGGTGCGCCACGTGCGCGGGCTGCGCGTGGTGGACGCGTCGCGCCGGCGCGCGGCGCTGCTGCGGAAGATCGGCGCGGGCCTGACGGAGGACGCGTTCCACGAGGCCGCCGAGCGCGGCGAGGTCGGGCACGTCGGCCTGGCCGAGTCGGCCGCGCTGGCCGCCACCGGGCTCGGGCTCGGCGTGGACGAGGTGGACGAGGAGCTCGCGCCGCTCGTCGCGGAGGAGGACGCGCGGGGCGGCCCGGTGCCGGTCCGGCGCGGGCAGGTGGCCGGCTTCACCCAGGTCGCGCGCGTGTTCGCCGACGAGCGCGAGGTGGTGCGGCTCGAGCTGACGATCGCGGTGGACGCCGACGACCCGCGCGACGAGGTCGAGCTGGACGCGGACCCGCCGCTCCGGCTGGTCGTGCCGGGCGGCATCCCCGGCGACGCGGCCACCGCCGCGGCGGTGGTGAACGCGGCGGTGGCGGTGACGGAGCTGCGCGGGCTCGTCACGGTGCTCGACCTGCCCGCGGGCCGGTGA
- the ppdK gene encoding pyruvate, phosphate dikinase yields MAAKRIYAFGGGKAEGNKDMKDLLGGKGAGLAEMSNIGIPVPPGFTITTDVCAEYYKAGQKLPKALEPELKAALRKVEALTGKGFGDPSDPLLVSVRSGARASMPGMMDTVLNLGLNDATVEGLAARASNPRFAWDSYRRFVAMFGDVVLGLKPERKEDRDPFEVILDAKKHAHGVKHDKDLPVEALRELVAEFKAEIRRRKGVEFPEAPHEQLLAAIGAVFRSWNNDRAIAYRQLNGIPAEWGTAVSVQSMVFGNMGDDSGTGVAFTRNPATGEDEFYGEFLVNAQGEDVVAGTRTPQKISELKERWPEVAQQLEAARETLERHYRDMQDIEFTIERGRLYLLQTRNGKRTGLAAVRIAVEMAEERLIGRDEAVLRVEPEALNQLLRPVFDAEAKAAAAKGGRGLAKGLPAGPGAASGKLVFFAQDAAAWHARGEPVILARHETSPEDIRGMAAAEGFLTAFGGMTSHAALVARQMGKVAIVGCGALEFDYHARTMTVETAGGPKVLKEGDWLSIDGTAGEVIEGRLDTRPSEVMAVLVERSVEPKDAPTYQRFAKLLSWADAARRLKVRTNADQPDQARVAVAFGAQGIGLCRTEHMFFGEGKIGPMREMIVAETHEDRRKALAKLLPVQREDFRGLFLEMAGRPVTIRTLDPPLHEFLPHEEQGVAQLARDTGRTVEEIRAQIADLVESNPMLGHRGCRLGISHPEITEMQVRAIFEAACDAAEQGVKVEPEVMIPLVASVKELDDQAGVVRRVADDVFARRGRKVRYLVGTMIEVPRGALTAAEIARTAEFFSFGTNDLTQTTFGLSRDDTGPVLQTYLAKEILPVDPFVSVDQDGVGALMKIAVAGGRATRPGLKLGICGEHGGDPASVEFCHRIGLDYVSCSPYRLPIARLAAAQAALRERAQEKKVAPAGSAKRVRNGKAKPARAAKAPARRARNAAIAVPRARKGAGRRPRARA; encoded by the coding sequence ATGGCGGCGAAGCGCATCTACGCCTTCGGCGGCGGCAAGGCCGAGGGGAACAAGGACATGAAGGACCTGCTCGGCGGCAAGGGCGCCGGGCTGGCGGAGATGTCGAACATCGGCATCCCGGTGCCGCCCGGCTTCACCATCACCACCGACGTCTGCGCCGAGTACTACAAGGCCGGCCAGAAGCTGCCGAAGGCGCTCGAGCCCGAGCTGAAGGCGGCCCTGCGCAAGGTGGAGGCGCTCACCGGCAAGGGCTTCGGCGACCCGTCCGACCCGCTGCTCGTCTCGGTCCGCTCCGGCGCCCGCGCCTCCATGCCCGGGATGATGGACACGGTGCTCAACCTCGGGCTGAACGACGCCACCGTGGAGGGGCTGGCGGCGCGCGCCTCGAACCCGCGCTTCGCGTGGGACAGCTACCGCCGCTTCGTGGCGATGTTCGGGGACGTGGTGCTGGGCCTCAAGCCCGAGCGCAAGGAGGACCGCGATCCGTTCGAGGTGATCCTCGACGCGAAGAAGCACGCGCACGGCGTGAAGCATGACAAGGACCTGCCGGTCGAGGCGCTGCGCGAGCTGGTGGCCGAGTTCAAGGCGGAGATCCGGCGGCGCAAGGGCGTCGAGTTCCCGGAGGCGCCCCACGAGCAGCTCCTCGCCGCCATCGGCGCGGTCTTCCGCTCCTGGAACAACGACCGGGCCATCGCGTACCGGCAGCTGAACGGCATCCCGGCCGAGTGGGGCACCGCGGTCTCGGTCCAGTCGATGGTGTTCGGGAACATGGGCGACGACTCCGGCACCGGCGTCGCGTTCACCCGCAACCCCGCCACCGGCGAGGACGAGTTCTACGGCGAGTTCCTGGTGAACGCGCAGGGCGAGGACGTGGTCGCGGGCACCCGGACGCCGCAGAAGATCTCCGAGCTGAAGGAGCGCTGGCCGGAGGTGGCGCAGCAGCTGGAGGCCGCGCGCGAGACGCTCGAGCGCCACTACCGCGACATGCAGGACATCGAGTTCACCATCGAGCGCGGGCGGCTCTACCTCCTGCAGACGCGCAACGGGAAGCGCACCGGCCTCGCGGCGGTGCGGATCGCGGTGGAGATGGCCGAGGAGCGGCTCATCGGGCGCGACGAGGCGGTGCTGCGGGTCGAGCCGGAGGCGCTCAACCAGCTGCTCCGCCCGGTGTTCGACGCCGAGGCGAAGGCGGCGGCGGCGAAGGGCGGGCGGGGGCTGGCGAAGGGGCTCCCGGCCGGCCCGGGCGCCGCCAGCGGCAAGCTGGTGTTCTTCGCGCAGGACGCGGCGGCGTGGCACGCGCGCGGCGAGCCGGTGATCCTGGCCCGCCACGAGACCAGCCCGGAGGACATCCGCGGCATGGCCGCCGCCGAGGGCTTCCTCACCGCGTTCGGCGGCATGACCTCGCACGCGGCGCTGGTGGCGCGGCAGATGGGCAAGGTCGCGATCGTGGGCTGCGGCGCGCTCGAGTTCGACTACCACGCGCGCACCATGACGGTGGAGACCGCCGGCGGCCCGAAGGTGCTGAAGGAGGGCGACTGGCTCTCCATCGACGGCACCGCCGGCGAGGTGATCGAGGGCCGCCTCGACACGCGCCCGTCGGAGGTGATGGCGGTGCTGGTGGAGCGCAGCGTCGAGCCGAAGGACGCGCCGACGTACCAGCGCTTCGCGAAGCTGCTCTCCTGGGCCGACGCCGCCCGGCGCCTGAAGGTGCGGACGAACGCCGACCAGCCGGACCAGGCGCGCGTGGCGGTCGCGTTCGGCGCGCAGGGCATCGGCCTGTGCCGCACCGAGCACATGTTCTTCGGCGAGGGGAAGATCGGCCCGATGCGCGAGATGATCGTGGCCGAGACGCACGAGGACCGACGCAAGGCGCTCGCGAAGCTGCTGCCGGTGCAGCGCGAGGACTTCCGCGGGCTGTTCCTGGAGATGGCGGGGCGGCCCGTCACCATCCGGACGCTGGATCCGCCGCTGCACGAGTTCCTCCCGCACGAGGAGCAGGGCGTCGCGCAGCTGGCGCGCGACACCGGGCGCACCGTCGAGGAGATCCGGGCGCAGATCGCGGACCTGGTCGAGTCGAACCCCATGCTCGGCCACCGCGGCTGCCGGCTCGGCATCAGCCACCCCGAGATCACCGAGATGCAGGTGCGCGCCATCTTCGAGGCGGCCTGCGACGCCGCCGAGCAGGGCGTGAAGGTCGAGCCCGAGGTGATGATCCCGCTCGTCGCCTCGGTGAAGGAGCTGGACGACCAGGCCGGCGTGGTGCGGCGGGTGGCCGACGACGTGTTCGCGCGGCGCGGCCGCAAGGTGCGCTACCTCGTGGGGACGATGATCGAGGTGCCGCGCGGCGCGCTCACCGCCGCCGAGATCGCGCGCACCGCCGAGTTCTTCTCCTTCGGCACGAACGACCTCACGCAGACCACGTTCGGCCTGTCGCGCGACGACACCGGCCCGGTGCTGCAGACGTACCTCGCGAAGGAGATCCTGCCCGTCGATCCGTTCGTCTCGGTGGACCAGGACGGCGTGGGCGCGCTCATGAAGATCGCGGTCGCCGGCGGGCGGGCCACCCGGCCCGGCCTGAAGCTCGGCATCTGCGGCGAGCACGGCGGCGATCCCGCCTCGGTGGAGTTCTGCCACCGCATCGGGCTCGACTACGTCTCCTGCTCGCCCTACCGGCTCCCCATCGCGCGGCTCGCCGCGGCGCAGGCGGCGCTCCGCGAGCGCGCGCAGGAGAAGAAGGTGGCGCCCGCCGGGAGCGCGAAGCGGGTGCGGAACGGGAAGGCGAAGCCCGCGCGCGCCGCGAAGGCGCCGGCGCGGCGCGCGCGGAACGCCGCGATCGCCGTCCCGCGTGCGCGCAAGGGCGCCGGGCGGCGCCCGCGGGCGCGCGCGTAG
- a CDS encoding penicillin-binding transpeptidase domain-containing protein, producing MKHSKLSVWLLPASALVLAGLAAPRPEPAHAAAPAASAAAGTPTSTPAPAERPPPLGEPRYDAALGRWVAPLGQGRAVLTIEPRLQARLERTLASNAVPWGVTVLIEPATGRVLAMAEHSEAEPARKGLARTAMAPAASIFKIVTAAALLERGVRPDDEVCYHGGKRRLQPKLLADDPRRDSRCMSLTSALGHSANVVFAKLAGRDLGAAELRTAAGRFLFGEPIPFALPVDVSPAPIPDDPFQLANTAAGFGPVRLSPLHAALLAATVANGGVFVPPSLVEEADGATPPVPPAPWRVIDEQVAGALADAMRSTVTEGTARKVFRRGGPGSLRGVEVAGKTGSLTDPSPYRDYSWFVGYAPMDRPEVAVATLVVNGQKWRTRATAVAREALEAYFSNRVASADAPGLRTAKAPAP from the coding sequence ATGAAGCACTCCAAGCTCTCCGTCTGGCTCCTCCCCGCGAGCGCGCTCGTGCTCGCGGGACTGGCCGCCCCGCGCCCCGAGCCCGCCCACGCGGCGGCCCCGGCGGCGAGCGCCGCGGCCGGGACTCCTACGTCCACCCCGGCCCCCGCCGAGCGCCCACCGCCGCTCGGGGAGCCCCGCTACGACGCCGCGCTGGGCCGATGGGTCGCGCCGCTCGGGCAGGGGCGGGCGGTGCTGACGATCGAGCCGCGGCTGCAGGCGCGCCTCGAGCGCACGCTCGCGTCGAACGCCGTGCCCTGGGGGGTGACCGTCCTCATCGAGCCCGCCACCGGCCGCGTGCTCGCGATGGCCGAGCACTCCGAGGCCGAGCCGGCGCGCAAGGGGCTCGCGCGCACCGCCATGGCGCCCGCCGCCAGCATCTTCAAGATCGTGACCGCCGCCGCGCTGCTCGAGCGCGGCGTCCGCCCCGACGACGAGGTCTGCTACCACGGCGGCAAGCGCCGCCTGCAGCCGAAGCTCCTCGCCGACGACCCGCGCCGCGACAGCCGCTGCATGAGCCTCACCTCCGCGCTCGGCCACAGCGCCAACGTGGTGTTCGCGAAGCTCGCCGGCCGCGACCTCGGGGCCGCCGAGCTGCGCACCGCCGCCGGCCGGTTCCTGTTCGGCGAGCCCATCCCCTTCGCGCTGCCCGTGGACGTCTCGCCCGCGCCCATCCCCGACGATCCCTTCCAGCTCGCCAACACCGCCGCCGGCTTCGGCCCCGTTCGGCTGTCGCCGCTGCACGCCGCGCTCCTCGCCGCCACCGTCGCGAACGGCGGCGTCTTCGTCCCGCCGTCGCTGGTGGAGGAGGCCGACGGCGCCACGCCGCCCGTGCCCCCCGCCCCGTGGCGCGTGATCGACGAGCAGGTCGCCGGCGCGCTCGCCGACGCGATGCGCAGCACCGTGACCGAGGGGACCGCCCGGAAGGTGTTCCGCCGCGGCGGCCCCGGCTCGCTCCGCGGGGTGGAGGTCGCCGGCAAGACCGGGTCGCTGACCGACCCCTCGCCGTACCGCGACTACTCCTGGTTCGTCGGCTACGCGCCCATGGACCGCCCCGAGGTCGCCGTCGCGACGCTGGTGGTGAACGGCCAGAAGTGGCGCACCCGCGCGACCGCCGTCGCCCGCGAGGCGCTCGAGGCGTACTTCTCGAACCGCGTCGCCAGCGCCGACGCCCCCGGCCTGCGGACCGCGAAGGCCCCCGCGCCCTGA
- a CDS encoding TlpA family protein disulfide reductase — MSTRSARPAAALAALVALVGLAACKESRPAVSQAELDRFGIERATSVPAPPIELISLDGTRFSLESAKGQVVFVNFWATWCPPCRTEMPSMLALGRELEAKYPGKFRMVAVSVDEAWDPVREFISAPPYMGSTAGATVVLDADQSVTMRYYCAARGGCPDSYKFPESYIVGKDGKLVSMVIGPREWSVPVARAYLEQLIGS, encoded by the coding sequence ATGAGCACCCGGTCCGCCCGCCCGGCCGCCGCCCTCGCCGCGCTCGTCGCGCTGGTGGGGCTCGCCGCCTGCAAGGAGTCCCGCCCCGCCGTCTCCCAGGCCGAGCTCGATCGCTTCGGGATCGAGCGCGCCACGTCGGTGCCGGCCCCGCCCATCGAGCTCATCTCGCTCGACGGCACCCGCTTCTCGCTCGAGAGCGCGAAGGGGCAGGTGGTGTTCGTGAACTTCTGGGCCACCTGGTGCCCGCCCTGCCGCACCGAGATGCCGTCGATGCTGGCGCTCGGCCGCGAGCTGGAGGCGAAGTACCCGGGCAAGTTCCGGATGGTCGCGGTCTCGGTGGACGAGGCGTGGGACCCCGTGCGCGAGTTCATCTCCGCGCCTCCCTACATGGGGTCCACCGCCGGGGCCACGGTGGTGCTCGACGCCGACCAGTCGGTCACGATGCGCTACTACTGCGCCGCCCGGGGCGGCTGCCCGGACTCGTACAAGTTCCCGGAGTCGTACATCGTCGGGAAGGACGGGAAGCTCGTCTCGATGGTGATCGGGCCGCGCGAGTGGTCGGTCCCGGTGGCGCGCGCCTACCTCGAGCAGCTCATCGGCTCCTGA
- a CDS encoding MaoC family dehydratase N-terminal domain-containing protein has product MLDRSLIGRESEPVVHEVERGAIRRFAEALGDPNPLYQDEAIARAAGFPALVAPPTFPAALTSNERFRHSLDLGTRSVLHGEQQFEYARPLVAGDRITVVTRVADVQERAGASGPTDVLVLEDEGRDPEGKVVFRSRETLLLRR; this is encoded by the coding sequence ATGCTCGACAGATCGCTGATCGGCAGGGAGAGCGAGCCGGTGGTCCACGAGGTGGAGCGCGGCGCGATCCGCCGCTTCGCCGAGGCGCTCGGCGATCCCAACCCGCTCTACCAGGACGAGGCCATCGCCCGGGCCGCGGGCTTCCCGGCGCTGGTCGCCCCGCCGACGTTCCCGGCGGCGCTCACCTCCAACGAGCGCTTCCGCCACTCGCTCGACCTCGGCACGCGCTCGGTGCTGCACGGCGAGCAGCAGTTCGAGTACGCCCGGCCGCTGGTGGCCGGCGATCGCATCACCGTGGTGACCCGGGTGGCCGACGTGCAGGAGCGCGCCGGCGCGAGCGGCCCCACCGACGTCCTCGTGCTCGAGGACGAGGGGCGCGATCCGGAGGGCAAGGTGGTGTTCCGGTCGCGCGAGACGCTGCTGCTGCGCCGCTGA
- a CDS encoding MaoC family dehydratase, whose protein sequence is MTLTARQLYFEAVKVGDELPPLVKPPVDRLQIARYAGAAEDWNPLCIDEVHAKNAGFPSALAPGMLSMGFLGELVMDWVRGARLRRFQARFVKIVWPGDVLTVRGRVVDRRFEEGGRYAVDIETWAENQRGELVVRGIAGFQLYYSAEDETRQRAGQPPLVVTPAEEEARLAKLSRAQPPRPAPVTGRALAPPRPLAPPPAPPRPGAPAAARPAAPPAAAPARPAATPPRAPAQAARPPAPTARPAPPSRPPGPAARPAPAARPPPPAAKPKRPVAAARPAAKRPAAGKGKGPARPHPAKRPARKEKAASARARAPGRKPGGKKRR, encoded by the coding sequence ATGACGCTCACCGCACGCCAGCTCTACTTCGAGGCGGTCAAGGTGGGGGACGAGCTGCCCCCCCTGGTGAAGCCGCCGGTGGACCGCCTGCAGATCGCGCGCTACGCCGGCGCGGCCGAGGACTGGAACCCGCTCTGCATCGACGAGGTCCACGCGAAGAACGCCGGCTTCCCCAGCGCGCTCGCCCCCGGCATGCTCAGCATGGGGTTCCTGGGCGAGCTGGTGATGGACTGGGTGCGCGGGGCGCGGCTGCGAAGGTTCCAGGCGCGGTTCGTGAAGATCGTCTGGCCCGGCGACGTGCTCACCGTCCGCGGCCGCGTGGTGGACCGGCGCTTCGAGGAGGGCGGCCGCTACGCGGTGGACATCGAGACCTGGGCCGAGAACCAGCGGGGCGAGCTGGTGGTGCGCGGCATCGCCGGGTTCCAGCTCTACTACAGCGCCGAGGACGAGACCCGGCAGCGCGCCGGCCAGCCGCCGCTGGTGGTGACGCCGGCGGAGGAGGAGGCCCGGCTCGCGAAGCTGTCGCGCGCGCAGCCGCCGCGTCCGGCCCCGGTCACCGGCCGCGCGCTGGCGCCGCCGCGCCCGCTCGCGCCGCCCCCGGCCCCGCCGCGCCCCGGCGCGCCCGCCGCCGCCCGCCCTGCAGCCCCGCCCGCCGCCGCGCCCGCCCGGCCCGCGGCCACCCCGCCCCGAGCGCCGGCGCAGGCAGCCCGCCCGCCCGCGCCCACCGCCCGCCCGGCGCCGCCGTCGCGCCCGCCGGGGCCCGCGGCGCGCCCGGCGCCGGCCGCGCGTCCGCCGCCGCCGGCGGCGAAGCCGAAGCGCCCGGTCGCCGCCGCGCGCCCCGCCGCGAAGCGCCCCGCCGCGGGGAAGGGGAAGGGCCCTGCGCGGCCGCACCCGGCGAAGCGGCCGGCCCGCAAGGAGAAGGCGGCCAGCGCGCGCGCCCGCGCCCCGGGCCGCAAGCCGGGCGGGAAGAAGCGGCGGTGA
- a CDS encoding HNH endonuclease, producing MDIATEFTKRLVELLRSERHAMAEFLVALAEFDKRGLWRERGHTSLFSFLRRELGLSAGAAQYRKTAAELVQRYPAVEGALRDGKLCLSSVCELAKVVTTENCAEILPRFYGLSSRDAAEVAASIRPVENPPRREVVVPVRAASVPSAVTAPAAEPILFRAPELNVPGRVEVAAPEELARSEPVELRAGSPAARPSSVDWLDGDQARMHLTVSKAFLKKLDAARNALSHSMPDASREDVLEAALDLLLDDRARRKGLTARPQMKVRPSKPNHIPARVRREVWARDGGRCTFVLASGERCGSTHRLELDHVVPLARGGASTADNLRIRCRGHNLEEARRALGDAVVDAYAGGWRRPG from the coding sequence ATGGACATCGCAACCGAGTTCACGAAGCGTCTCGTGGAGCTGCTCCGATCCGAGCGGCATGCCATGGCGGAGTTCCTGGTCGCGCTGGCGGAGTTCGACAAGCGCGGGCTGTGGCGGGAGCGGGGGCACACGTCGCTCTTTTCGTTCCTGCGGCGCGAGCTGGGGCTCTCGGCCGGCGCGGCGCAGTACCGGAAGACGGCGGCGGAGCTGGTCCAGCGCTACCCGGCGGTGGAGGGCGCGCTCCGGGACGGCAAGCTGTGCCTGTCCTCGGTCTGCGAGCTGGCGAAGGTGGTGACCACCGAGAACTGCGCGGAGATCCTGCCGCGGTTCTACGGCCTGTCGAGCCGGGATGCGGCGGAGGTGGCTGCCTCGATCCGGCCGGTGGAGAACCCGCCACGGCGCGAGGTCGTCGTGCCGGTGCGGGCGGCCTCTGTGCCGTCGGCGGTGACGGCGCCTGCTGCGGAGCCGATTCTATTTCGGGCGCCCGAACTGAATGTACCCGGCCGAGTCGAGGTCGCGGCTCCTGAAGAACTCGCTCGCAGTGAGCCTGTCGAACTGCGAGCGGGTTCGCCTGCCGCCAGGCCCAGCTCCGTGGACTGGCTCGACGGCGACCAGGCCCGAATGCACCTCACCGTCTCCAAGGCGTTCCTGAAAAAGCTCGACGCGGCCCGGAATGCGCTCTCACATTCCATGCCCGACGCCTCCCGCGAGGACGTCCTCGAGGCGGCGCTCGACCTGCTCCTCGACGACCGTGCGCGGCGCAAGGGGCTCACGGCTCGGCCGCAGATGAAGGTTCGGCCTTCCAAGCCGAACCACATCCCTGCCCGCGTTCGCCGCGAGGTCTGGGCCCGCGACGGCGGGCGGTGCACCTTCGTCCTCGCGTCGGGGGAGCGCTGCGGGTCCACGCACCGGCTCGAGCTCGATCACGTCGTCCCGCTCGCGCGCGGCGGGGCCTCGACCGCCGACAACCTTCGCATCCGCTGTCGCGGCCACAACCTAGAGGAAGCCCGGCGGGCCCTCGGCGACGCGGTGGTGGACGCCTACGCGGGCGGCTGGCGCCGGCCCGGGTGA
- a CDS encoding thiamine biosynthesis protein yields MKKQGKAIALISGGLDSTLALALVRGQGIEVKAVNFYTGFCITETQRRKGGRPDGTVPQNEALRAAADLEVDIEYVDISGPGYFDMLVNPRWGYGANANPCVDCRVFMMRKAKEIMEAEGADFIFTGEVLGQRPKSQRRDTLRIIERESGLDGRLLRPLSAKLLPPTIPEKEGIVDRERLLDISGRGRTRQMALAEELGISEWPQPAGGCCYLTDEAFSRKFFDVLDAREARGEARKLEREDVVLLSTGRHFRLSPRAKLIVGRTEVENALLEHHVDGRARVEARDVLGPVALVEGVPTWEERQLAARIVARYGKGKDAGRVVVEWREGNLVETYEVEPEHDEARVEAMRI; encoded by the coding sequence CGCACTGATCTCCGGCGGGCTCGACTCGACGCTGGCGCTGGCGCTCGTGCGCGGGCAGGGCATCGAGGTGAAGGCGGTGAACTTCTACACCGGCTTCTGCATCACCGAGACGCAGCGCCGGAAGGGCGGGCGCCCCGACGGCACCGTCCCGCAGAACGAGGCGCTCCGCGCCGCCGCCGACCTCGAGGTGGACATCGAGTACGTGGACATCTCCGGCCCGGGCTACTTCGACATGCTCGTGAACCCGCGCTGGGGCTACGGCGCGAACGCCAACCCGTGCGTGGACTGCCGCGTGTTCATGATGCGCAAGGCGAAGGAGATCATGGAGGCGGAGGGCGCCGACTTCATCTTCACCGGCGAGGTGCTCGGCCAGCGCCCCAAGAGCCAGCGCCGCGACACGCTCCGCATCATCGAGCGCGAGAGCGGGCTCGACGGCCGCCTGCTCCGCCCGCTCTCGGCGAAGCTCCTGCCCCCGACCATCCCGGAGAAGGAGGGGATCGTCGATCGCGAGCGCCTGCTCGACATCAGCGGCCGCGGCCGCACCCGGCAGATGGCGCTCGCCGAGGAGCTGGGGATCTCGGAGTGGCCGCAGCCGGCGGGCGGGTGCTGCTACCTGACCGACGAGGCGTTCTCGCGGAAGTTCTTCGACGTGCTCGACGCGCGCGAGGCGCGGGGCGAGGCGCGCAAGCTGGAGCGCGAGGACGTGGTGCTGCTCTCCACCGGCCGCCACTTCCGGCTCTCCCCGCGCGCGAAGCTCATCGTCGGGCGCACCGAGGTGGAGAACGCGCTGCTCGAGCACCACGTGGACGGGCGCGCCCGGGTGGAGGCGCGGGACGTGCTCGGGCCGGTGGCCCTGGTCGAGGGCGTGCCGACCTGGGAGGAGCGCCAGCTCGCCGCGCGCATCGTGGCGCGCTACGGGAAGGGCAAGGACGCGGGGCGCGTGGTGGTGGAGTGGCGCGAGGGCAACCTGGTCGAGACCTACGAGGTCGAGCCCGAGCACGACGAGGCGCGCGTCGAGGCGATGCGGATATAG
- a CDS encoding DUF4388 domain-containing protein: MRGLMGSFAVLPLGELVELLARRAMTGALTCERGSVRKTLQLRGGAAVAAASNDPREFLGQLLVNYGHLTEAQLQKAFETQEQTRVRLGRVLVMVGLVAPETVREVLAIKIRETLLDVFLWDSGVFTFDDAPPAAVDELDPEVPLAEIAREAEFRATAWSAFRAQFPSGAATLVVDEARVPPGLAPGTVDGRLLALARAGKTIDELGLALNATDFHLHQRLYALANQGVVRAAPPPAPERGAADAEREAAELVERARGLLADGHADEAELAAARAAELAPGWAPARAARAEAEAALGERLQAELLGATLRPAAQVSAPDLARMRLPAADRYLLSRCDGKRSVAELVRAAPMRELDVLKALRRFADSGLVVL, from the coding sequence GTGCGCGGCCTCATGGGCAGCTTCGCGGTGCTCCCGCTCGGCGAGCTGGTGGAGCTGCTCGCGCGGCGCGCCATGACCGGCGCGCTCACCTGCGAGCGCGGCTCGGTGCGCAAGACGCTGCAGCTCCGCGGCGGCGCGGCGGTGGCGGCCGCGTCCAACGATCCGCGCGAGTTCCTCGGCCAGCTCCTCGTCAACTACGGCCACCTCACCGAGGCGCAGCTGCAGAAGGCGTTCGAGACGCAGGAGCAGACCCGCGTCCGGCTGGGCCGGGTGCTCGTGATGGTGGGGCTGGTGGCGCCGGAGACGGTGCGCGAGGTGCTCGCCATCAAGATCCGCGAGACCTTGCTCGACGTGTTCCTGTGGGACTCGGGCGTGTTCACGTTCGACGACGCGCCGCCGGCCGCGGTGGACGAGCTCGACCCGGAGGTGCCGCTCGCCGAGATCGCGCGCGAGGCCGAGTTCCGCGCCACCGCGTGGAGCGCGTTCCGCGCGCAGTTCCCGAGCGGCGCCGCCACGCTGGTGGTGGACGAGGCGCGCGTGCCGCCGGGCCTCGCGCCCGGCACCGTGGACGGGCGGCTGCTCGCGCTGGCGCGCGCGGGGAAGACCATCGACGAGCTGGGGCTGGCGCTCAACGCCACCGACTTCCACCTGCACCAGCGGCTCTACGCGCTCGCGAACCAGGGCGTGGTCCGGGCGGCCCCGCCGCCCGCGCCCGAGCGCGGCGCCGCGGACGCCGAGCGCGAGGCGGCGGAGCTGGTGGAGCGCGCCCGCGGGCTGCTCGCCGACGGGCACGCGGACGAGGCGGAGCTCGCGGCCGCGCGGGCGGCGGAGCTGGCGCCGGGGTGGGCGCCGGCGCGCGCGGCGCGGGCCGAGGCGGAGGCGGCGCTCGGGGAGCGGCTGCAGGCGGAGCTGCTCGGGGCGACGCTCCGGCCGGCGGCGCAGGTGTCGGCGCCGGACCTCGCGCGCATGCGGCTGCCGGCGGCGGATCGGTACCTGCTGTCGCGGTGCGACGGGAAGCGCAGCGTGGCCGAGCTGGTGCGCGCGGCGCCGATGCGGGAGCTGGACGTGCTGAAGGCGCTGCGCAGGTTCGCGGATTCGGGGTTGGTGGTGCTGTGA